A genomic stretch from Marinitoga sp. 1197 includes:
- a CDS encoding DUF5320 domain-containing protein has protein sequence MPGFDGTGPMGTGPVGRRLGPCANPGYIAPVSPVYRWVRPFNNAFYGFRRGFGMGRGFGRGFAAGYGRGFGRGHGRNWW, from the coding sequence ATGCCAGGCTTTGATGGAACAGGCCCAATGGGAACAGGACCAGTCGGAAGAAGATTGGGGCCATGTGCAAATCCAGGATATATTGCTCCAGTTTCACCAGTATATAGATGGGTGAGACCTTTTAATAATGCATTTTATGGATTCAGAAGAGGTTTTGGCATGGGACGCGGTTTTGGTAGAGGTTTTGCCGCCGGATATGGTAGAGGTTTTGGTAGGGGACACGGAAGAAATTGGTGGTAA
- a CDS encoding DUF5320 family protein, whose translation MAYYDDNYGYGRGFGRGMGHGYGMGRRMGAGFGRGFGRGRGFGRGFEYGAGNYDEYYRPSDEKAMLLDYKRYLEEEMRFVEERLRELDRYSQGGER comes from the coding sequence ATGGCATATTATGATGATAATTATGGATATGGAAGAGGATTCGGTAGAGGAATGGGACATGGTTATGGTATGGGAAGAAGAATGGGAGCAGGATTTGGAAGAGGTTTTGGTAGGGGACGTGGCTTTGGTAGAGGCTTTGAATATGGAGCAGGAAATTATGACGAATATTACAGGCCATCAGATGAAAAAGCTATGTTATTAGATTATAAGAGATATCTTGAAGAAGAAATGCGTTTTGTCGAAGAAAGATTAAGAGAACTTGATAGATATTCTCAAGGGGGTGAAAGGTGA
- a CDS encoding mechanosensitive ion channel family protein, which yields MNIDMNIIVDYSLRIGISIIVLILTKFFSKITYKSMMKITEKTGRSIAYKNTSKVLINIFYYTLGGFIILSLLFKDFMPFLTGLGISGVIVAFAIQEPLSNFICGILLMFSKTIKEGDAIEVNDISGSVDQIDLNHTVIKTFDGKLVRIPNKTMWNSSITNYWPSNIRRSEINLGVSYNTDLTKFLGLINEYLKTSHLIYQDNEHKPFIWFSGFNDSSIDFSIKFWLKKDDYFEGTKKIATEIFELLKLNNIEIPFTQIDINIKRG from the coding sequence ATGAATATAGATATGAATATAATTGTTGATTATTCTTTGAGAATAGGTATAAGCATAATCGTTTTAATACTAACTAAATTTTTCTCTAAAATAACATACAAATCGATGATGAAAATAACTGAAAAAACTGGAAGATCAATAGCATACAAAAATACATCAAAAGTCTTAATAAATATATTCTATTACACGCTTGGAGGATTTATTATTTTATCTTTATTATTTAAGGATTTCATGCCATTTTTAACAGGTCTTGGAATATCTGGAGTTATCGTAGCATTTGCGATACAGGAACCGTTGTCTAATTTTATTTGTGGAATCCTTTTGATGTTTTCAAAAACAATAAAAGAAGGAGATGCTATTGAGGTAAATGACATTTCTGGAAGCGTTGATCAAATAGATTTGAATCATACAGTTATAAAAACTTTTGATGGAAAGCTCGTCAGAATACCAAATAAAACTATGTGGAACAGTTCAATAACAAACTATTGGCCATCAAATATCAGAAGAAGTGAGATTAATCTTGGAGTTTCTTATAATACCGATTTAACGAAATTTCTTGGATTGATAAATGAATATTTAAAAACATCACATTTAATTTACCAAGATAATGAGCATAAGCCTTTTATCTGGTTTTCAGGATTCAACGATTCTTCTATAGATTTTTCCATAAAATTCTGGTTAAAGAAAGATGATTATTTTGAAGGCACTAAAAAAATCGCTACAGAAATATTTGAATTATTAAAACTAAATAATATTGAAATACCTTTTACACAGATAGACATAAATATAAAAAGGGGCTAA